The following proteins are co-located in the Haloplanus sp. HW8-1 genome:
- a CDS encoding precorrin-3B C(17)-methyltransferase: MTERGTLSVVGIGPGLPGHMTQRARETVATADCVIASNLYQEFLRADGTLPPEDEAGPTDPEVVRSSMGQQVELTREAFERVRAGEDVAHVSGGDPNVYGKSDLVFAMAEEDDATDVPIEIVPGVTAALGGAAMMGAPLSNDFCTVSLSDKWRGWDEIEEKLRAAAISDFVIVLYNCWRNYERAVDAVREERADDVPVGIFNDAGRGDAGRNVDGETFTVTTLGEADTHDEEVGGMGTSILIGTHETETWRNDYETYLVTPRGGRDVDDF; this comes from the coding sequence ATGACCGAACGCGGCACGCTCTCCGTCGTCGGCATCGGGCCGGGACTGCCGGGCCACATGACCCAGCGTGCCCGCGAGACCGTCGCGACCGCCGACTGCGTCATCGCCTCGAACCTCTATCAGGAGTTCCTGCGGGCGGACGGGACGCTCCCACCCGAGGACGAGGCGGGACCGACCGATCCCGAAGTCGTCCGCTCGTCGATGGGCCAGCAGGTCGAACTCACCCGCGAGGCGTTCGAACGCGTCCGTGCGGGCGAGGACGTGGCGCACGTCTCCGGCGGCGACCCGAACGTCTACGGCAAGTCCGACCTCGTGTTCGCGATGGCCGAGGAAGACGACGCGACGGACGTGCCGATCGAAATCGTTCCCGGCGTCACGGCGGCCCTCGGCGGCGCGGCGATGATGGGTGCGCCCCTCTCGAACGACTTCTGCACCGTATCGCTGTCCGATAAGTGGCGCGGGTGGGACGAGATCGAGGAGAAGCTTCGTGCCGCCGCCATCAGCGACTTCGTGATCGTCCTCTACAACTGCTGGCGCAACTACGAGCGGGCCGTCGACGCCGTCCGCGAAGAACGAGCCGACGACGTGCCGGTCGGCATCTTCAACGACGCCGGCCGGGGCGACGCCGGGCGAAACGTCGACGGTGAGACGTTCACCGTCACGACGCTCGGCGAGGCGGACACACACGATGAGGAGGTCGGCGGGATGGGGACGTCCATCCTGATCGGCACCCACGAGACGGAGACCTGGCGCAACGACTACGAAACGTACCTCGTCACCCCGCGCGGCGGGCGTGACGTCGACGACTTCTAA
- the cobJ gene encoding precorrin-3B C(17)-methyltransferase, translated as MSDMDTTESACGGSTAETTDPSESACGGSTAGTTEENVAATADDFDADPGRLVAVGLGPGQPGGMTARATEALRRVDQIVGYTTYIDLLPDDIVDGAEDVYSTPMCGEVSRTEEAVDRTLAGNDVAIVGSGDPNVYALGGLALEILESKDGSASAVDFEVVPGVPAAQSCAARLGAPLVNDTVSVSLSDHLTPMPTIESRLHAVAKEGFTIAIYNPWSRKRRENYQKCCEILLEHRDPETPVGIVHAAGREEEETEIVELQDLPELGESDLVDMTTTLLVGNEETYVWDERMVTPRGYERKYEY; from the coding sequence ATGAGTGATATGGACACCACCGAATCGGCGTGTGGCGGATCGACGGCCGAGACGACCGACCCCTCGGAATCGGCGTGTGGCGGATCGACGGCCGGGACGACCGAGGAGAACGTGGCGGCGACGGCCGACGACTTCGACGCCGATCCCGGTCGGCTGGTGGCCGTCGGCCTCGGTCCCGGCCAGCCGGGAGGGATGACCGCCCGAGCGACGGAGGCGCTCCGGAGGGTCGATCAGATCGTCGGCTACACGACGTACATCGACCTCCTGCCCGACGACATCGTCGACGGCGCCGAGGACGTCTACTCGACGCCGATGTGTGGCGAGGTGTCTCGGACCGAAGAGGCGGTCGACCGGACCCTCGCCGGCAACGACGTCGCTATCGTCGGCAGCGGCGACCCGAACGTCTACGCGCTGGGCGGCCTGGCGCTGGAGATCCTCGAATCCAAGGACGGGTCGGCGAGCGCAGTCGACTTCGAGGTCGTGCCCGGCGTCCCGGCCGCCCAGTCGTGTGCCGCTCGACTCGGTGCGCCGCTGGTGAACGACACCGTCAGCGTCAGCCTCTCGGATCACCTGACGCCGATGCCGACCATCGAATCCCGCCTGCACGCGGTCGCCAAGGAAGGGTTCACGATCGCCATCTACAATCCGTGGAGTCGCAAGCGCCGGGAGAACTATCAGAAGTGCTGCGAGATCCTGCTCGAACACCGCGACCCCGAGACGCCGGTCGGCATCGTCCACGCCGCGGGACGGGAAGAGGAGGAGACCGAAATCGTCGAACTGCAGGATCTCCCCGAACTCGGCGAGAGCGACCTCGTCGACATGACGACGACGCTTCTGGTCGGCAACGAGGAGACGTACGTCTGGGACGAGCGGATGGTGACTCCCCGGGGCTACGAACGGAAATACGAGTACTGA
- a CDS encoding ferredoxin, with protein sequence MYRIELDRAACDGIFACLVRDERFVEDDAGLATVDPAADGVVDVDRRDDRIVATFEGNAADAKLAAEACPPGAITVREGSE encoded by the coding sequence ATGTACCGAATCGAACTCGACCGGGCGGCCTGCGACGGCATCTTCGCGTGTCTCGTGCGCGACGAGCGGTTCGTCGAGGACGACGCCGGTCTGGCGACGGTCGATCCGGCGGCCGACGGGGTCGTCGACGTCGATCGGAGGGACGACCGGATCGTCGCGACGTTCGAGGGGAACGCCGCCGACGCGAAACTGGCTGCCGAGGCCTGTCCGCCGGGAGCCATCACCGTCCGGGAGGGGTCCGAGTGA
- a CDS encoding cobalamin biosynthesis protein produces MSPDTPSDLLTCHPETAYFWGHVAGGGDVGTDELTVRAPDEGCAERLVAVAGGGDVDRRRTERPYAHDTSITRVEDEYRVTVTGDVAGRASAAFGLPMGDERGGYRFDALADADRQLLRGLLESCGTVCFKSSGTVGISFVHDDRTLLETVVGLLGDCPVDAPTGEIDETSSGGYWFGLDDEAAGPFGRWVYDGSEGTGLYAPTRRRKLLRSLERAESE; encoded by the coding sequence GTGAGCCCCGACACCCCATCGGACCTGCTGACGTGTCACCCCGAGACGGCCTACTTCTGGGGCCACGTCGCCGGCGGCGGCGACGTTGGGACGGACGAACTCACCGTCCGGGCCCCGGACGAGGGGTGTGCGGAGCGCCTCGTCGCCGTCGCGGGCGGCGGCGACGTCGACCGGCGCCGGACCGAACGCCCCTACGCCCACGACACCTCGATCACCCGTGTCGAGGACGAGTACCGCGTCACCGTGACCGGCGACGTGGCCGGGCGCGCGAGCGCCGCCTTCGGCCTCCCGATGGGCGACGAGCGCGGCGGCTATCGGTTCGACGCCCTGGCCGACGCCGACCGACAGCTCCTCCGCGGGCTGCTCGAGAGCTGTGGGACGGTCTGTTTCAAGTCCTCGGGCACCGTCGGCATCTCCTTCGTCCACGACGACCGGACGCTCCTCGAAACCGTCGTGGGTCTCCTCGGGGACTGTCCAGTCGACGCGCCGACCGGCGAGATCGACGAGACGTCGTCGGGCGGATACTGGTTCGGCCTCGACGACGAGGCGGCCGGGCCGTTCGGACGCTGGGTGTACGACGGGAGCGAGGGGACGGGCCTGTACGCACCGACGCGCCGCCGGAAACTGCTGCGGAGTCTGGAGCGAGCCGAGAGCGAATGA
- a CDS encoding CbiX/SirB N-terminal domain-containing protein: MTGETPLDDDAVLLVGHGSRREKSNEQVRRLAAKLETRLELPVDAAYLELAEPAIGEAIDTLAPTCRTLTVVPLSLFGASHVKNDVPLAIQTARTRHKDLTIHYGSHLGVHPSLVDLLDDRVRAVEADLGVDRETADVSVVVCARGSSDPDSNADVHKLARLLYEGREFDRVDASFIGVTSPRLDDTLHTVTKDRPDAVAVVPYMLGDGTLTGRIVDGTGAFDDEYPYVDAGAGDPLGTDDRVVDVLADRWKAARSDSVEMSCDTCKYKVELAGYEEDQGGARAMLRSLVHQAEHADRESVDDDPHVHDAPEKHVAVCTNQTCAASGATAVIEGLRQGVRAAEDCDARVTRTSCLGQCGDGPIVAVYPDGIWYGGVTADDTDRIVSSHLDRDRIVSDLVHQTL, translated from the coding sequence ATGACCGGGGAGACGCCGCTCGACGACGATGCCGTCCTCCTGGTCGGTCACGGCTCGCGCCGGGAGAAGTCGAACGAACAGGTCCGCAGGCTCGCCGCGAAACTCGAAACCCGGCTCGAACTCCCGGTCGACGCGGCCTATCTAGAACTCGCGGAGCCGGCTATCGGCGAGGCCATCGACACGCTCGCGCCCACCTGCCGGACGCTGACGGTCGTTCCGCTGTCGCTGTTCGGCGCGAGCCACGTCAAAAACGACGTGCCGCTCGCCATCCAGACCGCACGCACCCGGCACAAGGACCTGACGATTCACTACGGCTCCCACCTCGGCGTCCACCCGTCGCTCGTCGACCTGCTCGACGACCGGGTGCGCGCCGTCGAAGCCGACCTCGGCGTCGACCGGGAGACGGCGGACGTGAGCGTCGTCGTCTGTGCCCGGGGGTCGAGCGACCCGGACTCGAACGCCGATGTCCACAAACTCGCCCGCCTCCTCTACGAGGGCCGCGAGTTCGACCGCGTCGACGCGTCGTTCATCGGCGTGACGTCGCCACGACTCGACGACACGCTCCACACCGTCACCAAGGACCGACCGGACGCGGTGGCGGTCGTCCCGTACATGCTCGGCGACGGGACGCTGACGGGGCGCATCGTGGACGGCACCGGGGCGTTCGACGACGAGTATCCCTACGTCGACGCGGGCGCGGGAGACCCCCTGGGGACGGACGACCGCGTCGTCGACGTCCTCGCGGACCGCTGGAAGGCGGCGCGCTCCGACAGCGTCGAGATGTCCTGTGACACCTGCAAGTACAAGGTGGAACTCGCGGGCTACGAGGAGGATCAGGGGGGCGCGCGGGCCATGCTCCGCTCGCTCGTCCACCAGGCCGAACACGCCGACCGGGAGTCGGTCGACGACGACCCGCACGTCCACGACGCCCCCGAGAAACACGTCGCAGTCTGTACGAACCAGACCTGTGCCGCGAGCGGTGCGACCGCGGTCATCGAGGGGTTACGGCAGGGGGTCCGGGCAGCCGAGGACTGCGACGCCCGCGTCACCCGCACCTCCTGTCTCGGCCAGTGTGGCGACGGCCCCATAGTCGCCGTCTACCCCGACGGCATCTGGTACGGCGGCGTCACGGCCGACGACACCGATCGCATCGTCTCGTCCCACCTCGATCGGGACCGCATCGTCTCCGACCTCGTACACCAGACACTATAA
- a CDS encoding DUF3209 family protein, producing MACAELEALRLALMNLNGTVDESVRQHAEAEIGDELEANGPIAALANATTLDEIQRHLDAALIDLEEAAMAADPDDPDGAYLRGRVVAVRDAKRTVRRLRRRTDDLLDDLGEAHHTLHETFPTEE from the coding sequence ATGGCTTGCGCAGAACTCGAAGCGCTACGACTCGCACTGATGAACCTGAACGGCACCGTCGACGAGAGTGTGCGGCAACACGCTGAAGCGGAGATCGGCGACGAACTGGAGGCGAACGGCCCGATCGCCGCCCTCGCGAACGCCACGACGCTGGACGAGATCCAGCGACACCTCGACGCGGCACTGATCGACCTCGAGGAGGCGGCGATGGCGGCCGACCCCGACGACCCCGACGGAGCGTACCTCCGGGGGCGGGTCGTCGCCGTCCGGGACGCGAAGCGGACGGTCCGTCGGCTCCGTCGCCGGACCGACGACCTGCTCGACGACCTCGGCGAGGCTCACCACACCCTCCACGAGACGTTCCCGACCGAGGAGTGA
- a CDS encoding PQQ-binding-like beta-propeller repeat protein: MLTDERRRPLGDLDPAESRHNWARSAATVADGTVVAGGVGGRLTAERPDATPAERWSTTAADPSAIVDSYVVSLAARDGTLVAGERGPDGHVAALSAATGDRRWRYATAADVGTATTESLTFQPYVVDVAVGGRTVAAARRYDRDGESRDWSSVVLGFDPDGDVRWRYPARAAPLALDARHSRVAVAYNRCTDAHAHGLVVLDADTGAPVMNWDPGTEGDRRVGDVAFLGDGVAVASHGDKHGYLLDADGGERWRVDLASERRVGGETVYAYPTHVRAAGDAAVFVTGNTYAESTRDPDARHPREHTIAAVDDGDLTWTHPVGGFARDVAADGSLVAVPSAQHFRERRADTHAVHLFDADRGHLDSRSIPGIAAAVALDGDTLAVVEEPVEYHDEGVTHGAFRLHTWRVDADER, encoded by the coding sequence ATGCTCACCGACGAACGGCGACGTCCGCTCGGCGACCTCGACCCCGCGGAGAGTCGTCACAACTGGGCCCGGTCGGCGGCGACCGTCGCCGACGGGACCGTCGTCGCCGGGGGCGTCGGCGGCCGCCTGACGGCCGAGCGACCGGACGCGACGCCGGCCGAACGGTGGTCCACCACCGCCGCCGACCCGTCGGCCATCGTCGACAGCTACGTCGTGTCGCTGGCGGCACGCGACGGCACACTCGTCGCCGGCGAGCGAGGCCCCGACGGCCACGTCGCCGCGCTCTCGGCGGCCACCGGCGACCGCCGATGGCGGTACGCGACGGCCGCGGATGTCGGAACGGCGACCACGGAGTCGCTCACCTTCCAGCCGTACGTCGTCGACGTGGCAGTCGGGGGGAGGACCGTCGCCGCCGCGAGACGGTACGACCGCGACGGCGAGAGCCGCGACTGGTCGAGCGTCGTCCTCGGCTTCGATCCCGACGGCGACGTTCGGTGGCGCTACCCCGCCCGTGCGGCACCGCTCGCACTCGACGCCCGCCACAGCCGCGTCGCCGTCGCGTACAACCGGTGTACGGACGCCCACGCACACGGACTGGTCGTCCTCGATGCCGACACCGGCGCCCCCGTGATGAACTGGGACCCCGGTACCGAGGGTGACCGCCGCGTCGGGGACGTGGCGTTCCTCGGCGACGGCGTCGCCGTCGCGAGCCACGGCGACAAGCACGGCTACCTGCTCGACGCCGACGGCGGCGAACGCTGGCGCGTCGACCTCGCGAGCGAGCGACGCGTCGGCGGCGAGACGGTCTACGCCTACCCCACGCACGTCCGTGCCGCCGGCGACGCCGCCGTCTTCGTGACGGGCAACACCTACGCCGAGTCGACCCGCGACCCGGACGCACGCCACCCACGCGAGCACACGATCGCCGCCGTCGACGACGGCGACCTGACGTGGACGCACCCCGTCGGCGGCTTCGCCCGCGACGTCGCGGCCGACGGGTCGCTCGTCGCCGTCCCCTCGGCACAGCACTTCCGCGAGCGGCGGGCCGACACGCACGCCGTCCACCTCTTCGACGCCGACCGGGGCCACCTCGACTCGCGGTCGATCCCCGGAATCGCTGCGGCCGTGGCACTCGACGGCGACACGCTCGCGGTCGTCGAGGAACCGGTCGAGTACCACGACGAGGGCGTCACGCACGGCGCCTTCCGCCTGCACACGTGGCGGGTCGACGCCGACGAGCGCTGA
- a CDS encoding ATP-binding protein, with translation MERRRTPFPAIVGQGELKRALLAVAANDALDGLLVCGERGTAKSTAVRALADLLPAQRAVADCPYGCPPDDPERQCESCRSRSTLDVETRPVPLVTLPLGATRERVVGTLSVTDALDGDATFDPGLLARANRGILYVDEVNLLDDHLVDVLLDAAASGVNHVERDGVSVEHPADFTLVGTMNPEEGDLRPQLRDRFALQATVSGCREIDDRVAVVDRALDRGDDPAAFAAAYEDETDALRDRLLTARRLVDEVTLPTEFKRDIAECCRDAGVDGHRADIATARAAVTIAALDGRTKVIESDVREAAAFALPHRLRGHPFEDAPDPEDVLDDHFEGGGDGGEGDEDGDEADDAGDGTDDGDDGDDAGTIEPEDAHDGDGASDEGGSDADADDPDAPTGRPTPSSAGGGRDDSGDGGSDSDDGGDADGGDADTDATPLVPGRNRADVGEAGPPPVDDPAAESATSGEGSRASASEGGRGSRVRTERATPDDDVDAAASVRAAVAEGRTRIEERDLRTSVRSGSARTLVVFVVDASASMRPAMREAKGTVMALLRDAYEQRDEVAFVAVAGDDAEVLLPPTNSVTLAARHLKDLPTGDRTPLPDGLDTAHRLLARAEADASLVVVVTDGRANVADGSPTEATRAAARRLAAGDASVVLVDAGDDGTGLTDVIETETGGLRIPLDDLTAERVAAAAATAGEE, from the coding sequence ATGGAGCGTCGCCGTACACCGTTCCCGGCGATCGTCGGGCAAGGGGAGTTGAAGCGGGCGCTGTTGGCCGTCGCCGCGAACGACGCGCTCGACGGTCTGCTCGTCTGCGGGGAGCGAGGGACGGCCAAGTCGACCGCCGTCCGCGCGCTGGCCGATCTGTTGCCGGCACAGCGCGCCGTCGCGGACTGTCCGTACGGCTGTCCGCCGGACGATCCCGAACGCCAGTGTGAGTCGTGTCGGTCCCGTTCGACCCTCGACGTGGAGACGCGACCCGTGCCGCTCGTGACGCTCCCGCTGGGCGCGACGCGCGAGCGCGTGGTCGGCACGCTGTCGGTGACCGACGCCCTCGACGGCGACGCCACGTTCGACCCCGGCCTCCTCGCCCGCGCGAACCGGGGGATCCTCTACGTCGACGAGGTGAACCTCCTCGACGACCATCTGGTGGACGTCCTGCTGGATGCGGCGGCGAGCGGCGTCAACCACGTCGAACGCGACGGCGTGAGCGTCGAACACCCCGCCGACTTCACCCTCGTCGGGACCATGAACCCCGAGGAGGGCGATCTCCGCCCCCAACTCCGCGATCGCTTCGCGCTGCAGGCGACGGTCTCCGGCTGTCGGGAGATCGACGATCGGGTCGCCGTCGTCGACCGGGCGCTCGACAGGGGCGACGACCCGGCGGCGTTCGCGGCGGCGTACGAGGACGAGACCGACGCCCTGCGCGACCGACTCCTGACGGCCCGTCGGCTCGTCGACGAGGTGACCCTTCCGACCGAGTTCAAGCGGGACATCGCCGAATGCTGCCGGGACGCCGGCGTCGACGGCCACCGCGCGGACATCGCCACCGCGCGGGCCGCGGTGACCATCGCCGCCCTCGACGGCCGGACGAAGGTGATCGAATCGGACGTCCGCGAGGCGGCCGCGTTCGCGCTCCCCCACCGACTCCGTGGTCACCCCTTCGAGGACGCGCCGGACCCGGAGGATGTCCTCGACGATCACTTCGAGGGGGGCGGAGACGGCGGCGAGGGCGATGAAGACGGTGACGAGGCGGACGACGCGGGGGACGGGACAGATGACGGCGACGACGGAGACGACGCCGGGACGATAGAGCCCGAGGACGCCCACGACGGGGACGGCGCGAGCGATGAGGGAGGGAGCGACGCCGACGCCGACGACCCGGACGCCCCGACCGGGCGGCCGACGCCGTCGTCGGCCGGAGGAGGGAGGGACGACAGTGGCGACGGGGGCTCGGATAGCGACGACGGCGGCGACGCCGATGGCGGCGACGCCGACACCGACGCTACTCCGCTCGTCCCGGGCCGGAACCGGGCCGACGTGGGCGAGGCCGGCCCACCACCCGTCGACGATCCGGCGGCGGAGTCGGCCACGTCGGGCGAGGGATCGCGGGCCAGCGCGTCCGAGGGTGGCCGCGGGTCACGGGTCCGAACCGAGCGCGCGACGCCGGACGACGACGTGGACGCCGCGGCGTCGGTCCGTGCCGCCGTCGCCGAGGGCCGGACGCGAATCGAGGAGCGCGACCTGCGGACGTCGGTCCGGAGCGGGAGCGCGCGGACGCTCGTCGTCTTCGTCGTCGATGCCAGCGCGTCGATGCGGCCGGCGATGCGCGAGGCCAAGGGCACGGTGATGGCGCTGCTCCGCGACGCCTACGAACAGCGCGACGAGGTGGCGTTCGTCGCCGTCGCGGGCGACGACGCCGAGGTACTTCTCCCGCCGACGAACAGCGTCACGCTCGCGGCCCGCCATCTGAAGGACCTCCCCACAGGCGACCGGACGCCGCTTCCCGACGGACTCGACACCGCCCACCGACTCCTCGCCCGTGCCGAGGCGGACGCGAGTCTCGTCGTCGTGGTGACCGACGGCCGCGCGAACGTGGCCGACGGCAGTCCGACGGAGGCGACACGCGCCGCAGCACGTCGGTTGGCGGCCGGCGACGCGTCGGTCGTCCTCGTGGACGCCGGGGACGACGGCACCGGACTGACGGACGTCATCGAAACCGAAACCGGCGGACTGCGGATCCCGCTCGACGATCTGACCGCCGAGCGGGTGGCCGCCGCCGCGGCGACCGCCGGCGAGGAGTAG